In Acanthochromis polyacanthus isolate Apoly-LR-REF ecotype Palm Island chromosome 24, KAUST_Apoly_ChrSc, whole genome shotgun sequence, the DNA window AGAAGCAGCTTAGGAAGAGATTCTGGGATGTTTACACAGTAATGTctgcagagagacaggtagggagacaggaagggagacaggtagagagacaggtagggagacaggtggagagacaggtggagagacaggtggagagacaggtggagagacaggtggagagacaggtagggagacaggaagggagacaggtagagagacaggtagggagacaggtggagagacaggtAGGGAGACAGGTAGGGAgagacaggtggagagacaggtggagagacaggtggagagacaggtggagagacaggtagagagacaggtagagagacaggtggagagacaggtagagagacaggtggagagacaggtagagagacaggtggagagacaggtagagagacaggtagagagacaggtggagagacaggtggagagacaggtagagagacaggtagagagacaggtagggagacaggtggagagacaggtagggagacaggtggagagacaggtggagagacaggtagagagacaggtggagagacaggtggagagacaggtagggagacaggtggagagacaggtggagagacaggtagggagacaggtggagagacaggcggagagacaggtggagagacaCGTAGAGAGACAAGTAGACATACAGgtagacagtcagacagacaggtgtggacAATAATCAGTTATTGGTCAAAAAAGTCTGCATTTGTGTAGACTGTTCCCCTCAgctgtgtctcacctgtctctccTCATTAGGCCCCGCCCTCACCTGTGTCTGCTCATTAGGCCCCACATTCACCTGTATCTCCTCATTAGGCCCCGCCCTCACCTGTGTCTGCTCATTAGGCCCCACATTCACCTGTGTCTGCTCATTAGGCCCCGCCCTCAGCTTGGTCTCACCTGTATCTCCTCATTAGGCCCCGCCCTCAGCTGGGTCTGCTCATTAGGCCCCGCCCTCAGCTTGGTCTCACCTGTATCTCCTCATTAGGCCCCGCCTTCACCTGTGTCTGCTCATTAGGCCTCGCCCTCAGCGATGTCTCACATGTGTCTCCTCATTAGGCCCCACCCTCAGCTGGGTCTGCTCATTAGGCCCAGCCCTCACCTCTGTCTGAGCTGTGTCTGCTCATTAGGCCCCGCCCTCACCTCTGTCTCACCTGTGTCTCCAGAGGAAGTCCTTCTCCTGCTCTGACAGCTCATAGAGAGGATCTCTGGAGCAAAGAGAACGAAGCTGCTCTGCATCTGCTGCTGAAACACTGCTGTCACAGGCCAGACGACTgctctgaggacagacaggcaggtagggagggagagagggagacaggtagggagagagacagacaggaagggagagagacaggtagagagagagacaggtaggtGAGGGAGACAAGTAGGTAGAAAAAGAGACAGgtagggagggagggagatttttattatattaacatgttgtctctttgtccctatatataactatatataatataataataataataataatatatatatatatagtatgtcctgtgtgtgtgtcctaccAGTCCATGAGAGTAGTTGTAGTCCAGCtctgttatttatatttatattaatgtCCTACCAGTCCATGACAGTAGTTGTAGTCCAGCtctgttatttatatttatattaatgtCCTACCAGTCCATGGCAGTAGTTGTAGTCCAGCTCTGTTATTCATATTTATATTAATGTCCTACCAGTCCATGACAGTAGCTGTAGTCCAGCtctgttatttatatttatatttatatttatattaatgtCCTACCAGTCCATGGCAGTAGTTGTAGTCCAGCtctgttatttatatttatatttatactaATGTCCTACCAGTCCATGACAGTAGTTGTAGTCCAGCTCTGTTATTCATATTTATATTAATGTCCTACCAGTCCGTGGCAGTAGTTGTAGCCCAGCTCTCTGCTGATGGTCCAGTTAGCATGTTCTTCTATCTGCTGCTCATCAGGAAACACCACAGTCTGGTTGAACCAGGAGAACTCCAGCTCCACACACGGAGTCTCCTGCAGAGCAGTCATTGATCAGTTATTGATCAGAGAACCGTGATTGATCAGTGATCATTTGTCCACCAGAATGACATCACTAACCTTGTTGGGATTTGAACCAGCGACTCCAATGGGGTTGAGCAGGTCCTCCAGACCATGAGGGACGGGCCATAGACTGAGAGCTACCTTACCACACACCAGGATGTCCTTATAATCAAACAGGTTGACGTTCCCCCAGGCCAGAGGACAGTGTTCCTGAGGCCAGAcaggacagacaggacagacagaacagacaggacagacaggaggacagacaggacagaccggtagacagacaggaggacagacaggacagacaggacagacaggacagacaggtggacagacaggaggacagacaggacagacaggacagacaagaggacagacaggacagacaggacagacaggacagacaggtggacagacaggaggacagacaggacagaaaggaggacaggaggacagacaggacagacaggacagacaggacagacaggtggacagacaggaggacagacaggacagacaggacagacaggaggacagacaggacagacaggacagacaggacagacaggtggacagacaggaggacagacaggacagaaaggaggacaggaggacaggcaGGAGGCCagacaggacagacaggaggacagataggaggacagacaggaggacagacaggtggacagttTAATCCCTCTCTCTCTACGTCTCCATGAATGTCCTTGTGTGCTCTCCTACCTCCTTGGCTCCTTTCCTTCCCTTCACAGagcagatagacagacagagtCTGGCTGAACGAGGGAGGTCTGCCAGGTAGATGTCATAGGTCAGCCACTCATTCCACCTGGGGACAGGTGagacagtcagtcagtcagtcagtcagtcagtcagacagacagacagacagacagacagacagacagacagacagacagacagacagacaggtagatgTCATATGTCTTAACATCCTCTCTCTCACCAACAGGGATCATCTCCTCCAGGATCTCCTCACTGACCATAGGTTGGATTTTCTGTGTTGACCTGACGCTTGGGACCATCCTGATGACTTTTCTCACCTCAGTGACTCCACTCTgcatggctttgtttacatctgtcAACCACTTAGCTCAGGTGATGGAGGTGGTCTCGTGATAATTTACAGTGAGAAGTGGAAAGTCCTGCCAGTATCCCTGCCTCCTTCCAGTGTACAACCTGCAGACTGCCTGCTCCCACTCCCACTAGTGTCACTACAGTCTACCGCCCCCATTGATCATTGATTTTCCCACCCACACAAAAGGAAACACTCTGGATCCAGTCTGCTGCTCTGGTCTTACCCCATCCAACTGTACATCTGATGAACGTCACATATCGGACCACTTCCTCCTATCATTCCCCGTCACACTCTGCCTTTCCAGAACCAAGCCAACATGTTTCATTCAGGAATCTCAAAGACATTAATCTGGACACCCTCCCCCCCAGTATGGACTATTTTCTGACTCCTGACTACTCCTCCACTGATCAACTGGTTTGCCAATACAACAGCGGACTAAAGGACATCCTCAACTCCCTCGCTCCATTGAAAACTCGATCCGTTTCCTCCACACAAACTGCCCCCTGGTTTACCCCTGAACTCCGGTCCATGAAACCAAATGTCGTCATCTTGAGTGACTTCATAGAAAAACTGGTCTCACAATCCACAAAGAAATTCACAAAACTCGCATATTTTGACACAAGGACTCAGTCACTCAAACCAAATCTGACCACTACTCCAGTCCCATCCACTCCAATGATGATAACACTAGCTCACTGTTTTCATTCCTAAAATCCAAGCCCTTCACATGTCAGTTAGATCCCCTCCCAACAGCTCTGGTTATATCCCGTCTCTCCTCAATGCTCCTCCTCATAACTGCCATCATCCACTCCTCTCTGTCCTGGAATTGTTCCCATTCTTCTTAAAACTGCAGCTGTCTCCCCAATCCTCCAGAAATCTGGTTCAGATCAAACAACTTCAACAACCTCGGCAAATTTCTAACCTgcccttcatctccaaaatccttGAAAAAACTTTTGCTTCCCAACTCCATTTCTATTCCAGTCTGGTGTCCGCCAAAGTACAGAAACTGCTCTCATAGAAATCACCAATCATCTTCTCCTACAGTACCAGCTGATTCTGGATTACTCACAATTTCTAACTCCATCCTCCTCAATAGACCATCCTCCGTTGGAATCACTGTACAAACTGGACTGGTTTCATTCATATCTCTCAGGACACACTCATCCACCTCAAGTCCTTCTGTTCGCAGTTCTCCCCCGTCTCTTCAGGTGTCCCCCAGGGCTCTGTACTGGGGCCCTTCTCTTCATCATCTACCTCCTTCCCCTTGGTAATATCTTCAGTAGATACAACATTTATTTCCATTGCTATGCAGATGATACCCAGCTCTATCTATTCAGTAAACCCAGCTCTATCTATCCATAAACTCAGCTCCACACTCCCAACTTCCTCCTTCACCAACTGTCTGTCTAAAATAAAATCCTGGTTCACCTCAAGCCTCCTAAAACTAAACATTGACAAAACAGAGATCCTGCTCATTGGAACAAATGAGAAGAATCCTCATTTGTCCTCGTTGGTCTCCCTCACAAATCCCTCAGAAATGGACCTGtggacaggtgagacagacagacaggtgtccTTACCTGGGGTTCGAGCAGGGGACTCTCTGGGTGTTGACGTTGTCACAGAGTGGTTCTCCTCCATGATAGATCCCCGTCCTCACATAGatctacagacagacaaacagcaggTTCACTCTCACTGGACCACcactgagagacagacagagagaaaggtacagacaggtacagacaggtacagacagaccTTGTCGATGTCCCGGATGTTGACATTGACGTAGGTGGCACACAGCAGTCGGACCCTCAGCAGAGTGTTGAAGGCCCACAGGGATCGAGGAGGACTTCCGTCTCCTCCTCCTGGACAGGGGGACGGCTGAGGCGTCCGAcggctgaaacacaaacaccacaccTCACACCTGAGCTGCCTCTGGATTGGCCGTCACGCCTGTCAGTCACAGCCACCGATGGCCTACCTGTAGGACGGCGTGACGAAGCCCGAGGCCGGGAGCTGGGAGTACAGACTGTCTTTGGACACAAGCATCAGGTGAGGAAGACGTCCCACGATGATGCAGGACCGGATGTACTGCaaggagacagacaggaggacagacaggtgagacagagagacagggagacaaACAGGTGAggcagggagacagagagggggacagacaggtgagacagagagacagggagacagacaggaggacagacaggtgagacagagagacagggagacagacaggaggacagacaggtgagacagagagacagggagacagacaggtgagacaggtgagacagagagacagggagacTGACAGGTGAGGAAGAgagacatacagacagacaggtggttGGTGGAGTTCAGTGTTTCTTGTTCTTACCTTGTACTGACTGAGAGGAAACTTCTCCAACAGGTATTCATCACAGCCACACacctgagagacagacagacagagatacaggtaagacaggtgagacagacagacaggtgagacagacagacgggcagacaggtgagacagacagacagggagacaggcaggcaggcaggcagacagacaggtgtacCTTCAGGATGTACTGGCCCTGGTACTCCTGCACACAGAGGCGGAGCTGCTGAGGTGAAAGGTGCATCGATCGGCTCTTCTTCCTGATGGACTCAGCGATCAGCTGCTCAGGTAAACTGTCGTGACTcacctgcacacagacacaggtGAGGAAGAAGTGTTGGTTCTCCTCAGTCAGAGGAAAGTGTTCCCAGCACGAGAACGAGACGTTCTGCCGTCCTACAGAGCAGGACATGAAGCAGCTTTACCTTCAGAGTGTATTTCTGTTTGGAGTTAGACGGAGACACGATCACCCAGATGGTCACTATCAGCCtgcctgcagacagacaggttcagacagacaggttatagACAGACAGGTTCAGAGAGACAGGTTATAGACAGAGGttcagacatccatccatccatccatcctctatacaccgctttatcctcactagggccatggggggtgctggagtctatcccagctgactctggtgaaggcaggggacaccctggacaggtcaccagtctgtcacagggatacatatacagacacacaatcacactcacattcacacctacggacaatttagagtaaccaattaacctcagcatgtttttggactgtgggaggaagccggagtacccggagaaaacccacgcatgtacagggagaacatgcaaactccatgcagaaagatctcaggaccaggccgggatttgaaccggggatcttcttgctgcaaggcgaaagtgctaaccactataccactctGCAGCCCCAGGTTCAGGCAGACAgattaaaacaaacatgttCAGACAGGTGTACCATGGGGCAGATCCCACCTTTGTCCAGCTTGCTGTAGATGTGCTGGGGCAGTTGGGGGCAGGACTCCACGTTGGGGGGGTAAACGTAGAGCGCCTGGCTGTGGGCCCcacccccctccctctcctccatgGCCTCTCTGCACACGCTCAGTATGGACCGCCTGAAGTCCTGGATCTCTGGGTCCTTCATCATCTCAAACTCACAGACCGGCATCCCAATGGCGAAGCCTGCAGGAGGGCAGTGTTAGTCTGGGAGGGGCGGAGCCTGTAGTGACCTCACCACCTGATGACCTCATCAGGGTGTGGCTGGGGGCGTGTCTCACCGATCTCCCGGTTTAGGATCTTCTCCTCCCGGTTGCCCAGCGGCTCAATGACCTTCAGGATGGGGTGGAACAGTCGCAGGTCGCACAGGCGCCGAGTCTCATCATAGaactcctccctctctgcctcctggGTCACACCCACAAAGATGTAGCACGACTCCTCCtggccaatcagagagcagaggtTAATGCTGCAGCCAGCGGTGGGCAGGGGGCGGGGCTAAAGGTGAGGCGGGGCTACCTGCAGCAGGTGGTACAGAGGATACTTCCTGGCCTCAGTGAAGAGCTGCTGCTTGATGCTGATGAGGGGAGTTTCCCTGAGACACTCCAGACTCACCATCATCCCTGCAACACAGTacaagtactgtgaaaacgcaGTACAAATACACAGTAGAAATACTATGAAAACGCAGTAGAAATACACAGTAGAAATACAGTGAAAACGCAGTGCAAATACATAGTAGAAATATTATGAAAATGCAGTAGAAATACACAGTGGAAATACTAGTAAAACGCAGTAGAAATGCACAGTAGAAATACTATAAAAACAAAGTAGAAATACACAGTAGAAATACTATAAAAACACAGTAGAAAtgcacagtaaaaataaagttaaaacagtgaaaacacagtAGAAACACTATAAAAACGTATGACAAATACACAGTAGAGATACTATGAAAAAGCAGTAGAAATACACAGTAGAAATGCAGTAGATTATTATAGAATAGAACGGTACCATTGGGGAGGCAACAATCCACCAGGATCCGAGGAGGCATCAGATGGAGACCCCATAATTCCCCTGAGGACGGCCTGGGTGCCATGGTAACCACCAATCACAAGCTGCCTCACCTCAGCGCTGGCTCCCTGGACAggtaagacagacagacagacaaacagacagaccaGATTGTTGGTAGAAACACAGCACCCCGTTTCTTTGATGAATCAACACCAGTAAAACCAATAACTTAAAGCCAGTCTGCCCATTTTATCATTGTCCCACATAGTCTAAATGTTCCGTCtaccatccatctatccatcatctatcatccatccatccatccatcatccatccatccatcatgcatccatccatccatctaccatccatccatccatcattcatcattaatccatccatccatccatccatccatccatccatccatccatcttcttcctcttatcAGGGATCgggtcatggaggcagcagatgaagcaggtcattccagacgttcCTCCTCCCAGAAACATTTTCCAGCTCTtcccgaggtgttcccaggccagacgagatacaTAATTCCTCCAGTGAGTTTTGGTTCTACTTCGGGATCTCCTCCCAGGAGGacatgttcagaaaacctccaaaggaattCTCCTTGGAGGAtcagaatcagatgtccaaaccacctccactggttccttcagaggtgaagcatcagcagctctactctgagctccctccagatgtctgatcttctcctcctatctctaaggctgagcccagacaccctacagaggaagctcatttcagacacttgtatccatgatcttattctttgggtcactacccagagctcatgaccataggtgagggttggaatgtaGATGAATGGCAAATTGAGATCTTCTCCTtgaggctcagctccctcttcaccacgacggttcagTAAAACGCCTTCATTAttgctgatgctgcaccaatcctcctgtccatcGCTAGCTCCATTTTCCATCAttcatgaacaagatcctgagatacttgaactcctttgcttggggaagcaaccCCCACAACCCAGagggatcagaatcagaatcagaatgtggtttattgccaagtaggtttttacacttacaaggaattttctatggtgctcttggtgcaagtacaaataaaatagtaagtaaGAGATGTAGGAAATATGGATAAAATAGACAGGCATGTGCAGTTACTATGCAGTAGTAATTAATGTagtcaacagagctgatttgcagtggcacgggcagtgtttatcagcgatgcagcagaggggaagaagctgttcttgtggtgagaggttttagtcctgatggaccgcagcctcctgcctgaggggAGGGGTTCAAAACGTTTGTGGCCAGGGTGAGAGGGGTGATCTTGGTTGCACGCCTTAAAATCCTAGAGGTGTGCATATCTTGCAGAGATGGCAGGTTACATccgatcaccttctcagcagagcggatgatgCGCTGCATCCTGCTCTTGTCCCTAGCAGTGGCTGCAGGGTACCagacggtgatggaggaggagaggatgaacTCTATAATGGCCGTGTAGAAGTACACCATCATAGTctttggcaggttgaacttcttcagctgcctcaggaagtacatcctctgctgtgccttcttggttatggaggtgatgttcatctcccacttcaggtcctgggagatgatggatccCAAAAAGCGGAAAGACTCCACGGTGAGCACCGTGGAGTCTGAGAGCTTGATGGGAGCAGGGGGGgctgtgttcctcctgaagtccaccaccacctccactgtcttctgggcgttgagctccaggttgttcctgCTGCACCAGATCACCAGGTTGTCTACCTCCAGTCTGTAAGCAGACTCATCCCCATCAGAGATGAGTCCAATGAGggtggtgtcatctgcaaacttcaggagtttgacggactggtgcctggaggtgcagctgttggtgtacagggagaacagcagTGGGGAAAGAACACAGCCTTGGGGGGAGCCAGTGCTGATGGTCCTGGTCTCGGAGACTTGCTTCCCCAGCTTcacatgctgcttcctgtcagacagaaagtctgtgATCCATCTGCAGGTGAAGGCAGGCACACTCAACTGGAGGAGCTTGTCCTGGAGCAGGGCAGGGATGACTGTATTAAAGGCAGaactgaaatccacaaacaggatcctggCGTAGGTTCCTGCTGAGTCCAGGTGCCGCAGAATGAAGTGGAGAGCCAGGTTGACGGCGTCGTCCACAGACCTGTTGGCTCTGTAGGCGAACTGCAGGGGGTCCAGAAGAGGGCTGTGAcggctttttgtgtttttcaatcCACCAGTTTCCATCAGAGTACCATGACCTCGGACTTAGAGGTTCTGATCCTCATCCCcaccgcttcacactcggctgcaaactgctccagtgctgctgaaggtctgaggaaccaacagaacaacatcatctgcaaaaagcagaaataCAGT includes these proteins:
- the LOC127532549 gene encoding phosphatidylinositol 4,5-bisphosphate 3-kinase catalytic subunit alpha isoform-like isoform X3, giving the protein MAPRPSSGELWGLHLMPPRILVDCCLPNGMMVSLECLRETPLISIKQQLFTEARKYPLYHLLQEESCYIFVGVTQEAEREEFYDETRRLCDLRLFHPILKVIEPLGNREEKILNREIGFAIGMPVCEFEMMKDPEIQDFRRSILSVCREAMEEREGGGAHSQALYVYPPNVESCPQLPQHIYSKLDKGRLIVTIWVIVSPSNSKQKYTLKVSHDSLPEQLIAESIRKKSRSMHLSPQQLRLCVQEYQGQYILKYIRSCIIVGRLPHLMLVSKDSLYSQLPASGFVTPSYSRRTPQPSPCPGGGDGSPPRSLWAFNTLLRVRLLCATYVNVNIRDIDKIYVRTGIYHGGEPLCDNVNTQRVPCSNPRWNEWLTYDIYLADLPRSARLCLSICSVKGRKGAKEEHCPLAWGNVNLFDYKDILVCGKVALSLWPVPHGLEDLLNPIGVAGSNPNKETPCVELEFSWFNQTVVFPDEQQIEEHANWTISRELGYNYCHGLSSRLACDSSVSAADAEQLRSLCSRDPLYELSEQEKDFLWRHRHYCVNIPESLPKLLLSVKWNSRDEVSQMYCLLKEWPLMEPESALELLDCNFPDPMVREFALRCLVQGLTDDKLSQYLLQLVQVLKYEMYLDNPLARFLIKKALTNQRIGHFFFWHLKFCCHRSEMHNKTVSRRFGLLLEAFCRACGMYLKHLNRQVEAMDKLVNLTDTLKQEKKDETQKTQMKFLVEHMSRPDYMEALQGFVSPLNPVHQLGNLRLEECRIMSSAKRPLWLNWENPDIMSELLFTNNEIIFKNGDDLRQDMLTLQIIKIMENIWQNQGLDLRMLPYGCLSIGDCVGLIEVVKNSFTIMQIQCKGGLKGALQFNSNTLHHWIKDKNRGEAYDRAIDLFTRSCAGYCVATFILGIGDRHNSNIMVKENGQLFHIDFGHFLDHKKKKFGYKRERVPFVLTQDFLIVISKGVQESTKTKEFERFQEMCYKAYLAIRQHASLFINLFSLLLGCGMPELQSFDDIAYLRKTLALEKSQQEALEYFTKQMNDAHHGGWSTKMDWIFHTIRHMPNEH
- the LOC127532549 gene encoding phosphatidylinositol 4,5-bisphosphate 3-kinase catalytic subunit alpha isoform-like isoform X2, producing MAPRPSSGELWGLHLMPPRILVDCCLPNGMMVSLECLRETPLISIKQQLFTEARKYPLYHLLQEESCYIFVGVTQEAEREEFYDETRRLCDLRLFHPILKVIEPLGNREEKILNREIGFAIGMPVCEFEMMKDPEIQDFRRSILSVCREAMEEREGGGAHSQALYVYPPNVESCPQLPQHIYSKLDKGRLIVTIWVIVSPSNSKQKYTLKVSHDSLPEQLIAESIRKKSRSMHLSPQQLRLCVQEYQGQYILKVCGCDEYLLEKFPLSQYKYIRSCIIVGRLPHLMLVSKDSLYSQLPASGFVTPSYSRRTPQPSPCPGGGDGSPPRSLWAFNTLLRVRLLCATYVNVNIRDIDKIYVRTGIYHGGEPLCDNVNTQRVPCSNPRWNEWLTYDIYLADLPRSARLCLSICSVKGRKGAKEEHCPLAWGNVNLFDYKDILVCGKVALSLWPVPHGLEDLLNPIGVAGSNPNKETPCVELEFSWFNQTVVFPDEQQIEEHANWTISRELGYNYCHGLSSRLACDSSVSAADAEQLRSLCSRDPLYELSEQEKDFLWRHRHYCVNIPESLPKLLLSVKWNSRDEVSQMYCLLKEWPLMEPESALELLDCNFPDPMVREFALRCLVQGLTDDKLSQYLLQLVQVLKYEMYLDNPLARFLIKKALTNQRIGHFFFWHLKSEMHNKTVSRRFGLLLEAFCRACGMYLKHLNRQVEAMDKLVNLTDTLKQEKKDETQKTQMKFLVEHMSRPDYMEALQGFVSPLNPVHQLGNLRLEECRIMSSAKRPLWLNWENPDIMSELLFTNNEIIFKNGDDLRQDMLTLQIIKIMENIWQNQGLDLRMLPYGCLSIGDCVGLIEVVKNSFTIMQIQCKGGLKGALQFNSNTLHHWIKDKNRGEAYDRAIDLFTRSCAGYCVATFILGIGDRHNSNIMVKENGQLFHIDFGHFLDHKKKKFGYKRERVPFVLTQDFLIVISKGVQESTKTKEFERFQEMCYKAYLAIRQHASLFINLFSLLLGCGMPELQSFDDIAYLRKTLALEKSQQEALEYFTKQMNDAHHGGWSTKMDWIFHTIRHMPNEH
- the LOC127532549 gene encoding phosphatidylinositol 4,5-bisphosphate 3-kinase catalytic subunit alpha isoform-like isoform X1, which codes for MAPRPSSGELWGLHLMPPRILVDCCLPNGMMVSLECLRETPLISIKQQLFTEARKYPLYHLLQEESCYIFVGVTQEAEREEFYDETRRLCDLRLFHPILKVIEPLGNREEKILNREIGFAIGMPVCEFEMMKDPEIQDFRRSILSVCREAMEEREGGGAHSQALYVYPPNVESCPQLPQHIYSKLDKGRLIVTIWVIVSPSNSKQKYTLKVSHDSLPEQLIAESIRKKSRSMHLSPQQLRLCVQEYQGQYILKVCGCDEYLLEKFPLSQYKYIRSCIIVGRLPHLMLVSKDSLYSQLPASGFVTPSYSRRTPQPSPCPGGGDGSPPRSLWAFNTLLRVRLLCATYVNVNIRDIDKIYVRTGIYHGGEPLCDNVNTQRVPCSNPRWNEWLTYDIYLADLPRSARLCLSICSVKGRKGAKEEHCPLAWGNVNLFDYKDILVCGKVALSLWPVPHGLEDLLNPIGVAGSNPNKETPCVELEFSWFNQTVVFPDEQQIEEHANWTISRELGYNYCHGLSSRLACDSSVSAADAEQLRSLCSRDPLYELSEQEKDFLWRHRHYCVNIPESLPKLLLSVKWNSRDEVSQMYCLLKEWPLMEPESALELLDCNFPDPMVREFALRCLVQGLTDDKLSQYLLQLVQVLKYEMYLDNPLARFLIKKALTNQRIGHFFFWHLKFCCHRSEMHNKTVSRRFGLLLEAFCRACGMYLKHLNRQVEAMDKLVNLTDTLKQEKKDETQKTQMKFLVEHMSRPDYMEALQGFVSPLNPVHQLGNLRLEECRIMSSAKRPLWLNWENPDIMSELLFTNNEIIFKNGDDLRQDMLTLQIIKIMENIWQNQGLDLRMLPYGCLSIGDCVGLIEVVKNSFTIMQIQCKGGLKGALQFNSNTLHHWIKDKNRGEAYDRAIDLFTRSCAGYCVATFILGIGDRHNSNIMVKENGQLFHIDFGHFLDHKKKKFGYKRERVPFVLTQDFLIVISKGVQESTKTKEFERFQEMCYKAYLAIRQHASLFINLFSLLLGCGMPELQSFDDIAYLRKTLALEKSQQEALEYFTKQMNDAHHGGWSTKMDWIFHTIRHMPNEH